From the genome of Salvia splendens isolate huo1 chromosome 7, SspV2, whole genome shotgun sequence:
CATCACTGCAGTCTGTACCAAAGTCATTATTTGTTACTTCatgttttatttaaaagaaGCATGGATCTTAGCCAAAATCTAAGCATAACTACTTGCGTATGAGATAAGCTGCAACAAATGTGTGTTACCTTCTCGAAACCTTGTTGGCCACCATAATACGGGTCAGGCACCTCAGTTTCATTATGCCGCTTGCAGTAGGAACACATTAACTGAACCTGCAAGCATCAATTCAACGATGAACGACAATCCTATGTCAGAAAAAGGAATTTAGACGAAAACAATCACATCAGATATTGGCATACATACCTTCTTAGCTGCATCAGCAGGTAATGTCTCTCTCTTCTTCCACTTCTCAAATGCCGCAAGTATATTctcttacaagttacaacaacaGTACGAGTCTCATCCATTTAGCAAATACCCTTCCATATCCTTCAACCATATACTAATAATAAAGGCAAATACACTCATTTTGGCCCATAAACCAACCTATCCTGACCTTCTATGAAATTAATACATACTCCATATAAGCCTTGTAATTACTGATTTAGGCACAATTTAGCCCGGTGGTGATTCCCGGATTCAATATATCTGGAAAATTGGGATTTACCGAGTCATCAAAAcgacttttttctttctatgctATATGTAGTTTTTTAAATAGACACATAAAACAATGTCATTTCAATGACGGAATATCTTCATTTTCCATGTTACCAAATTTATGCAGGTAGAGTAAACTCCGGTTGCCAACGAGGCCTACGCCGGAAATCACTAGGGGCTAAGCCGAATTATGGGGCTAAACGATTGTGTTTCCCTAACAATAAAAGCCAAACACATGATAGAAATCTACAAATCATTTGCATCATCAAAAGCAGTAGAATGCAATACTGAAACAGCAAACAACACAGGCACACCTTTATTCTGCCTGTCCATGGCAAGAATGAGATCAAAATCTGTGAAATCGGAGGGCCTTATCGGCCTCGATATCGAAGTTATCTCAACATCACGCTTTTTCGCAGCTGCTATCATTCTTGGGTCTGCTTGATTTCCCTAGGTTAATCATTAAAAGTAATTAGAAAATCATAACAAGCCCCCATTCAAGAATCAATTTTTACAATTCCTATGAACTCCCACGACACACGCAGAGAAATACCTCATGATAATTGATGGTTCCAGCGGAATCAATGAAGAATTGGGAGTGAAGATTCCTTTGCTTTACGAGGTGGGTGAAGACGCCTTCAGCAGCGGGGCTTCTGCAGATATTTCCGAGACAAACAAAGAGAACTGAAAATGGCTTAGTAGTAGCAGGTGATGGCGCCGAAGCCATTGATGATCGGTTTTGAAATCAAGAGTGTTTTGGGTTTTACAGCAAATCTTGCTGTTGTGCTTCATTTTAGGTGGGAGTCAGTGAGGGCAAATCAGTAAATTGATTCctttcttattttgtttttcCCTTTTTGTGTGAATTAGATTTTAACTTAAGTAATCTCATAAATTGTAGTCCCATTTTTCATGTATCATTGTACATGTGCTTAGTCTCGATtaagttgagattcatcgtagCTTGTATATGTGCTGCCAACTTCCAAACACATTTACATTATATACTCTACAATTATATATCAATTACATGAAAGAGGTAATCTTGAGTTAGAAAAACAAAGGGAAAAACACAAAGACTAACCTATTTCAGTGTTGATTATACCACATTCTGATTTTGCTAGAACATCTCAAACTCTATCCCCTCACCCCTCTCCTCAAATTCTGTGGGGAGCTTGCTCTTTTTACTGTGAGAAACAGTGTTAGAGATAACATTACCGAAATCAAAGAACTTGGGCAGCTCTGGTGGCGTCTCACATCTGATCAACGCCCAGTTAAGCCCCTCGAAAAACGGGTGTTGCTTGATTTCTGCAGCCCCCTTTGCAGACCCAAGTCTGTTCTCTGCCTCTTTCTTCAGCAACCTCCTCATCAAGTCTCGAGCTTGAGAGCTAACCATCGGACATTGTGGAAACTGGAGGCACTGTGACACCACGTTTGATATAGTATCCTCGTTGCTGGATCCTTTAAAGGGCGTCTTACCGTATAAAAGCTCATACAGGAAGATCCCAAACGTCCACCAATCCACTGCACTCCCATGACCTTCCCCTTTGATGACCTCTGGAGCCAGATACTCGTGTGTCCCCACAAAGGAGTTGGATCGTGCAGTTACAGGCTCGACTACCAGCTGAGGCAGTGGGATGACCTGAGCAGCTAACTCGGATTTTAGCTTGCGGGTTTTGGCTGCAGCAGTTAGGAACTTGGGTGTGAAACATGAAAGCTGCCATGATGGTTGAAGGCAGAAGGGATGTATGCAGCTGGAATCCGAGCAGGGACTGGACATCTTCTTTGGTGTCTCAGAAACACGAGAAGACGACTTGAGtagcataggatttgccgcacATCTGAGGGATAAGTCAAAGTCTGAGAGCATGATGTGACCATCTTCACGAACCAAAATGTTTTCGGGCTTCAAGTCTCTGTACACCACACCGAGCATGTGAAGGTACTCTAAAGCGAGGAGTATTTCAGCAGCGTAGAACCTGCACGCCCATGTTCAGATTATTGGGTGCAAGAGAGAATTTTGAAGAGATTCAAACTGTTGTGTACCACCTCCAATGAGAGCATTTGAAGAGATTCAAATCAGACTTCATTTAAGCAATTAATATGCCTTCAGGTATTTAGAAAATTTTCTGCTTAATCttcattttttaaagttttgCATCGGTTTTCCATAAAAACATCGCTCCAACTACTTCAAATGCCTGTATCTAGTGGGAAATCTGAATTATCTTCCTAGCAGAAGATGAGTGGATATAAATCGATAATAAAGCAAGTATTCACTCTTTTTCTACCTACATCACAGATCAAAATTTCAAGTTATTATGGTGGGAACCTGAAATCACCTAAAGCAAGTATTCGATTTTTTTCAGCTGATCATGTTAGAGAGGTATTGAAAAGTGAAACGTACTCGTCATAAGCAGAGCTAAAGAATTTACCTGGCAGCTTTCTCTGGAAAACTCCTAGTGAGCTGCTTTTGGCGAAGCACGTGCAGATCACCCCCAGGACAGTATTCCATGACTAAACACAGATACTTATTTGTCATAAAATGGGCATAAAGTGTAGGAAGAAAAGGATGATCCAGAATTTCAAGGATCTCTTTTTCAGTTTGAGCCCTCTGCATTTTCTTTCTGCTGCTCAAATATTCATTATCTATAACTTTCATGGCAAAGACGCTGCCCGTGCCAATCAGCTGAGAGAGGTATACCGTGCCAATATCTCCACCACCAATCTTCCTCAACAACTTAAAATGTGTCATGCCCAATCTACCGTGCTGCTTCTGGACAGAACTTATGGCTTCCCATCTCAAGTCCTTCGACATATGAGGTCGATAGCCACTTCGGCTAGACCCACTGGGATAGCTCTCGTCACTATAGCTTGTTGTGCTGCTATATTCTCCTATGCTACTTTTTGAGCTCTGTGAGAACTCTCCTTTTTCCCTTGATCTCGACCTTTCATCAGCTTTCATCAAAACACTCTTTGATTTGTTAAAGGTATGTGGAACATGATAATTCTTAGGAGCACTAGAATCTATGGAGCATGATGGGAATGATTCCTCCAACTCTTCCCATCGCTTCTCCAGGACAGAATCTGGTGTTTGGTGGGCTAGTTTGCTAGTCTCGTTACCACTATCATTCTTAGGCCCTTCACTATGGTGACTGCGATTCTTCTTAGTAAAGGTCCTTTTTGGCACAATTTTCTTCTTCGCAATGTTTTGAGTTGTTACATTTTGTTGAGATGTACCAAAACCTTTGTCAGTGCTTCTGATTTGCTCCGTTTTCACATGCTTCTTTTGCAGCCCACTTGATGTCTCTGAACTCTCAGACTCTTCGACTTTCTTGTTAAGTGCAATGTTAACAGATGAATATGGCAATTTCAACCTCCCCACGGGATCAGAATTCGGAAGACTGCATCCATCGTTAGTGGGAATAGGAGTGATATCTTCTGAAAGAACAGAAGACTGCCTGTTTCTCTCGGAAACTTCAGCCTTGTGTGATACATTCGACGAGCTTCTTTCATGTACTAATGATATCTCCATCAAATTCCCTTTAACTTCGTCAAGAGGCCGAGCAGCAGCTTCACTTGCTTCAGTAACTACAGCCCTGTACAACTTTTTGACAGCTCCTACTTCTGAAATCCCAGGAGAAGCCGATGGCCTTGACATGCGTTTCTTCACTGCAGCCATCTCCGATGCTTGAGAGATGCATAACCCTCTCAACGCCTGTTTCAAACTCACTGGCTCCGAAAGTCCAATACCCGAAGCATGAGAAGGGCCATCTCGCATTGGCCTCTTCATGGCACTTTTGTGTGATGCGTCTCTAACATATCGTTCTGATTGACCAATACCTCGACGAGAGCTCCCAATCTCAATTGCTTCAAAGATTTTGTTGATGTCATCCTCAATACTAGGCTTCTTTAGTGATTTCCCCAAATGATGCTTTCCAGCAGCGTCTCTACTAATATTAGATTCAGAGTCGTAGCTTTCTGTCAACTCTATTATCTCATGTCTACCAAGCAGCGCACTCATGATCGTGGAAGGCAAAATGGAGGTGACTCGACAATCATGCCAGAATATAATTTGTGGTCATACGAAAATACCTTGATAGTCACAGACGACAAGGTATCATCAGCTATATATCCGAGAAATTACCAAACAGCATTCAGTTTAGCAATATAACTAGTCATTTTTGCATCGACGACATTAAAAGTTCTAAATGAGCTTTTCAGAAATTGTGTCAgttgtgatattttcaaaattcattCATAAGGTTCTAAATGTTTGTGCTGAAAAGGTAGTCTGCAAAAATCATTAACTTTAGACAACAAGAAGCAGATCCAAAGTCAAGTTCAAGCTGAGATCCTACTTTTCTTCTTCTAAATTTAGATCTTCTTCACACTTCAATCTGGGATTCTTTCATACTAGGATCCAAGAACTCTTTGAAAATACTTATCTTGTTAACTGATTAAACAAATGAAGATCACATACGCCAGTCAAAAATTCACAGAAAGTAACAAAAAAAGGTAAAGTTCACAAAAAGTTGAGCTTTTTCATGGAATTTGAAACCACAAAGATCACCTGTTAGACAGAAAAAGGAAAACGCATAAACCATTAGCACAACCTAATCATTCTCTCTTGTTCATAAAAAGAGGCCACTTTGAGTAAATTGGAcgagaaaaaatgaaagaaactGATCCCAAACCTCATTGATTACGAGTTGTCTCTCTCACTTCCAGACTAACAACAAGGATACATCAACAAGTTGGACCACTCTTCATCCCACTACAATCCAACCGCAACTAATGAAATTTAGAACCCAATATAGCAAACACCAAAATTATCCTAAACATAATTCAAACATTAGCATACCCAAAAAAAAGCCATGAAAATGGAGAGAGTGAAAGAGAGAAGGTACCTACCTGTTGAAAGGACCAAAGCAGCAAGCCGAGGGCAAAAAACAATTCAAAActggaaattaaaatttttttttaaaagagcATAAAGAAAGgaacagaaaaagaaaagaaaagaaaaggaggaaacAAGAAAACCCCACAAATTATATTGGAAGAAATATATAGAGGGTGAACATAACAATTCAATCTACCAGTGAAGAAGGGCACGAGAAAGTGAGGGTGGGGTGTAATTGCAATTTGCGAAATTGCAGTGGGAGTAAAAGGAGTGAAAACTGTAAagcagagagagggagggagcgGGGAATTCTTTATGCAAATCACGAGAAGAAGCGGCGTTGGTTCTTTTTGGGTatgaataatgatgatgatgaacagcagtagtagtagtagtagtatagtcTAAGTTGTAAATACTGAAATGGCGGAAAAGGGAAAGTTGAAGAAATTGAATACTAGTATAACTATGTACTACTACGTTGCATTTGCTGTGTATATTTGGAGGGAAGAGGAAGGAGGGGTGTGTGTGTCAACGCCATGGATGAGGTCGAGGATGTCAATTCTTTCTCTGCAacaatttatttcaattttcaaccaCCTTGATTTGCTCATTCGTGTCGTCCAACTTCTTCAACGCCaatatcattttatatcaatataCTATACATAAATTCTCTATTCATATGCTTATAAATAAATTCGATAGGTGTATTTGTGATAAATGTTAGGACTTAGGAGTGCTAAATCGTGAACCAAATGATGAGACAAATTtggtttattttttaatcttaaaATTGGTGCAATTATGATAAGGAAAATGTTATACTACAAACTGAGCACCATGTTCATTGAATGTAGATCTAGTATTATTTGTACAAAAAAAAGAGTATTTATTTCGTTTTacgtatttaatttaattttaatacattagtagttgttatttaaattcataCTGTTTATAAAAATGACagcttaatttattttattctatgcAACTTCaagtaaatgaataaaataataaattaaattgagtttaatttttaatgaaaattgtaaaattaaaaatgtcaataacattttttattagtattaaactAAATATGTAAAACAAAACCAACAATGATAAACGTATATTTAAAAAGCATGATTCTGATGTAAGTCATGTAATATGTTAAATGTAACATGTTATGTTGTAATGTATCATAGTATCATTTTCTGATATATTAATAACTTAACATATTTAACGAAAAAACAAAGTGTATTTTAGTTTGTAAGACACCTAATTCAATTTATAAAACATTTTGAAAATGAtatgataaaattgaaaacaGCCAAAGTTTAAAAGTAAAACTTCACCAACATGCGAACAATAATCATTAATGGTTcaaactttgttttcttacatATGGAGATTGAATGTTTGCTTATAGCCGCATATATAATTCTACAAAAACAGTGAATTAGCAAAAAGTAAAGCAAAAAGTATCAACATTTAATAAGACGAAGATGACAACTCGTGCTTAATGTTTTAGCAGTTGCATGTTAATTCATGTATCCAAAAAATAGACAAGGATTATGTATATAAGTATTACACgcatagataaaataataaaggataaaactaaatatatagATGGATGTCTACGTATACACAACGTATGGTAAATGCGTATTTTTCCTATTATACTATTGTGGGAACAAGAAATATCGTATATCTTTGCGTTTTACATCTTCATTAATATAAATTGACATATAATAGACATGTTCGTGTAGCTAGATAATTAGTCGCAATCAACATTTAATAACAGCACTCCGAACTTGACCTCGAAGAATTATCACCTCATATACATGAcacataattaataaaacacAACCATACAataaatatactccataaaacACATCAATTTTTCATGATATTTTTATcgccatatatatatataacttttTAGGAGTATATTacaataatatattattatgatatgattatgtttaTCGGCAATCATCCAACTTAATaagttaaattttaatattaaatttgattatatCTTTTACCCATCATAAATATTCATCCAACTTAACCAtatgaagtatttttttat
Proteins encoded in this window:
- the LOC121741756 gene encoding putative low molecular weight protein-tyrosine-phosphatase slr0328; this translates as MASAPSPATTKPFSVLFVCLGNICRSPAAEGVFTHLVKQRNLHSQFFIDSAGTINYHEGNQADPRMIAAAKKRDVEITSISRPIRPSDFTDFDLILAMDRQNKENILAAFEKWKKRETLPADAAKKVQLMCSYCKRHNETEVPDPYYGGQQGFEKVLDILEDACASLLESILGTTSLG
- the LOC121811660 gene encoding serine/threonine-protein kinase D6PK-like, whose product is MSALLGRHEIIELTESYDSESNISRDAAGKHHLGKSLKKPSIEDDINKIFEAIEIGSSRRGIGQSERYVRDASHKSAMKRPMRDGPSHASGIGLSEPVSLKQALRGLCISQASEMAAVKKRMSRPSASPGISEVGAVKKLYRAVVTEASEAAARPLDEVKGNLMEISLVHERSSSNVSHKAEVSERNRQSSVLSEDITPIPTNDGCSLPNSDPVGRLKLPYSSVNIALNKKVEESESSETSSGLQKKHVKTEQIRSTDKGFGTSQQNVTTQNIAKKKIVPKRTFTKKNRSHHSEGPKNDSGNETSKLAHQTPDSVLEKRWEELEESFPSCSIDSSAPKNYHVPHTFNKSKSVLMKADERSRSREKGEFSQSSKSSIGEYSSTTSYSDESYPSGSSRSGYRPHMSKDLRWEAISSVQKQHGRLGMTHFKLLRKIGGGDIGTVYLSQLIGTGSVFAMKVIDNEYLSSRKKMQRAQTEKEILEILDHPFLPTLYAHFMTNKYLCLVMEYCPGGDLHVLRQKQLTRSFPEKAARFYAAEILLALEYLHMLGVVYRDLKPENILVREDGHIMLSDFDLSLRCAANPMLLKSSSRVSETPKKMSSPCSDSSCIHPFCLQPSWQLSCFTPKFLTAAAKTRKLKSELAAQVIPLPQLVVEPVTARSNSFVGTHEYLAPEVIKGEGHGSAVDWWTFGIFLYELLYGKTPFKGSSNEDTISNVVSQCLQFPQCPMVSSQARDLMRRLLKKEAENRLGSAKGAAEIKQHPFFEGLNWALIRCETPPELPKFFDFGNVISNTVSHSKKSKLPTEFEERGEGIEFEMF